In the genome of Eschrichtius robustus isolate mEscRob2 chromosome 12, mEscRob2.pri, whole genome shotgun sequence, one region contains:
- the NAA80 gene encoding LOW QUALITY PROTEIN: N-alpha-acetyltransferase 80 (The sequence of the model RefSeq protein was modified relative to this genomic sequence to represent the inferred CDS: deleted 1 base in 1 codon), whose amino-acid sequence MPARGDPEIQLAKLILDPTHQPDLTLSPRLAELTLGSACHPEMTLSPGSTELTLDPARQPEETPAPNLAELTLEPVHCRPELLDACADLINEQWPRSRTSRLHSLGQSSDAFPLCLMLLSPRPTPEAAPIVVGHARLSRVLDRPQSLLVETVVVARALRGRGFGRRLMEGLEAFAQARGFRRLHLTTHDQLHFYAHLGYQLGEPVQGLVFTSQRLPAILLNAFPRAPFPRPPCKAPSLTAQAAPRAPKGSSLPPPPPLPEPLTTLPPPPGGPPPQSLLETQYQDLRRRPIFWMEKDI is encoded by the exons ATGCCAGCCAGAGGTGACCCTGAGATCCAA CTGGCCAAGCTGATCCTGGATCCTACACACCAGCCAGATCTGACCCTGAGCCCCAGGCTAGCTGAGTTGACCCTGGGTTCTGCATGCCATCCAGAGATGACCCTCAGTCCTGGCTCAACTGAGCTGACCCTGGATCCCGCACGCCAGCCAGAGGAGACCCCAGCCCCCAACCTGGCTGAGCtgaccctggagcctgtgcactgcCGACCTGAGCTCCTGGATGCCTGTGCCGACCTCATCAATGAGCAGTGGCCCCGCAGCCGCACCTCCCGCCTGCACTCCTTGGGCCAGTCCTCAGATGCCTTCCCCCTCTGCTTGATGCTGCTGAGCCCTCGTCCCACGCCAGAGGCAGCCCCCATTGTGGTGGGCCATGCCCGCCTGTCACGGGTGCTGGACCGGCCCCAGAGCCTCCTAGTGGAGACGGTGGTGGTGGCCCGAGCCTTGAGGGGCCGTGGCTTTGGCCGCCGCCTCATGGAGGGCCTCGAAGCCTTTGCTCAGGCCCGGGGCTTCCGCCGGCTACACCTCACCACCCATGACCAGCTGCACTTCTACGCCCACCTGGGCTACCAGCTGGGTGAGCCTGTGCAAGGCCTGGTCTTCACCAGTCAGCGGCTGCCTGCCATCCTGCTCAATGCCTTCCCCAGGGCCCCCTTTCCCCGGCCACCCTGCAAGGCCCCTAGCCTGACTGCCCAAGCTGCCCCAAGAGCCCCCAAGGGGTCATCATTgccgccacccccacccctgcctgagCCCTTGACCACCCTACCCCCACCTCCAGGAGGGCCCCCTCCACAAAGCCTGCTGGAGACTCAATACCAAGACCTGAGAAGACGCCCCATATTCTGGATGGAGAAAGACATCTGA